A window from Elaeis guineensis isolate ETL-2024a unplaced genomic scaffold, EG11 Super_Scaffold_37222, whole genome shotgun sequence encodes these proteins:
- the LOC105035820 gene encoding NDR1/HIN1-like protein 12 produces MSAKDCGHHGYWSWKRHKVFRSLFSCFLCLIIVVLLVILVIWLVLRPSKPKFYLQDASVGQFNLSDANLLSSIIQLTISSRNPNDRIGIYYDRLDVYADYKGQQITAATALPPGYQGHNDYNVWSPYLFGNAVPLAPYLAVAAGQEESAGFILIYIKIDGRLRWKVGTWISGHYHINVNCPAFFTVDSGKEFRFQKITSCSVDV; encoded by the coding sequence ATGTCGGCCAAGGACTGCGGCCACCACGGGTACTGGTCATGGAAGCGGCACAAGGTGTTCCGCAGCCTCTTCTCCTGCTTCCTGTGCCTCATCATCGTGGTGCTCCTCGTGATCCTGGTCATCTGGCTGGTCCTCCGTCCGTCGAAGCCCAAGTTCTACCTCCAGGACGCCAGCGTCGGCCAGTTCAACCTCTCGGATGCCAATTTGCTCTCCTCCATCATCCAGCTCACCATCTCCTCCCGTAACCCCAACGACCGCATCGGCATCTACTACGACCGCCTAGACGTCTACGCCGACTACAAGGGCCAGCAGATCACCGCCGCCACGGCCCTCCCACCCGGTTACCAGGGCCACAACGACTACAACGTCTGGTCCCCCTACCTCTTCGGCAACGCCGTCCCCCTCGCTCCCTACCTCGCCGTCGCCGCCGGCCAGGAGGAGTCCGCCGGCTTCATCCTCATCTATATCAAGATCGACGGCAGGCTCCGGTGGAAGGTCGGCACCTGGATCTCCGGCCACTACCACATCAACGTCAACTGCCCCGCCTTCTTCACCGTCGACTCCGGCAAGGAATTCCGGTTCCAGAAGATCACCTCCTGCAGCGTCGACGTCTGA